A window of Halopelagius inordinatus genomic DNA:
TCGCCCTCCTCACCGAGGGCGTCGTCGCCGCCCCCATCGAGGGCATCGACCGCGTCGAGATTCTGGAGAACGACGACGGCACCGAGTTCGTCAACGTCTACTACGCGGGGCCGATTCGCTCCGCGGGCGGGACGGCGCAAGCGCTCTCGGTTCTCGTCGCCGACTACGCCCGGTCTCTCCTCGGTATCGACGAGTACAGAGCCAGAGACATCGAGGTAGAGCGATACGCCGAGGAGATAGCCCTCTACGACAAAGAGACCGGCCTCCAGTACTCGCCGAAGGACAAGGAGACGAAGTTCATCGCAGAGCACATGCCCATCATGCTCGACGGCGAGGCGACGGGCGACGAGGAGGTGTCGGGGTTCCGCGACTTGGACCGCGTCGACACCAACTCCGCGCGCGGCGGCATGTGTCTCGTCATGGCCGAGGGTATCGCCCTCAAGGCCCCGAAGATTCAGCGGTACACGCGCCAACTCGACGAAGTCGATTGGCCGTGGCTACAGGACCTCATCGACGGCACCATCGATAAAGACGGCGCGGACGACGCCGAGACCGACGACTCCGAGGCCGACGACGGCGACGGCGAGGACGCGGAGGCGGACGAGACGGAGGCCGAGGACTCCCCCGCCGAACCCGCCGGTCCCGCCCGCGTCGAACCGGCGACGAAGTACCTTCGCGACCTCATCGCCGGTCGCCCCGTCTTCGGACATCCGTGCGCCGAAGGCGGGTTCAGGCTCCGATACGGCCGGTCTCGAAACCACGGCTTCGCGACGGCGGGTGTCCATCCCGCGACGATGCATCTGGTGGACGACTTTCTCGCCACCGGGACGCAGATAAAGACCGAACGGCCCGGGAAGGCGGGCGGCGTCGTCCCCGTCGACTCCATCGAGGGGCCGACGGTCCGACTCGCGAACGGCGACGTGCGGCAAATCGACGACCCGAAGGAGGCCCTGGAGGTCAGAAACGGCGTCGAGAAGATTCTGGACCTCGGCGAGTACCTCGTCAACTTCGGCGAGTTCGTCGAGAACAACCACCCGCTCGCCCCCGCCTCGTACGTCTACGAGTGGTGGATTCAGGAGTTCGATGCCGCTGGCGCGCCCGTGCAGGCGTTCGAGGACGACCCGAGCGTCGACCTCGAACACCCCTCCCCCGAGGACGCCTTAGAGTGGGCCGAAACGTACGACTGCGCGCTTCACCCCGAGTACACCCACCTCTGGCACGACGTCACGGTCGAGGAGTTCGAGACGCTCGCGGACGCCGCCGCCGACGGCCGACTCGTGGACGTAGAATCCGACGGCGGGGTGGCGGTCCACCCCGAAGGCGCACAGGGCGGCGACGCCGTCCTCGAACTCGACCGGACGGAGGCGGTCCGCCGAACGCTCGAACACCTCCTCGTCGAACACACGCAGACCGACGAGACGATTCGCGTCCCCGAGTGGCGGACGCTCGTTCGCTCTCTCGGACTCACGGCCGACCTCGAACGCACGTGGGCGGACCTCTCGCCCGCGGCGCGCGAGTGGGAGGGCGGCGAGAACGCCGTGAAGGCCGTCAACGAAGTCGCGCCCTTCGAGATTCGCGAACGCGCGCCGACGCGCATCGGCAACCGGATGGGTCGCCCCGAGAAATCGGAGTCGCGGGACCTCTCGCCTGCGGTCCACACGCTCTTTCCCATCGGCGAGATGGGCGGCAACCAACGCGACGTGAGCGAGGCCGCCCGCGCCCGAAACGACGACGGCGTCCGCGGCGAGGTGAACGTCCGCGTCGGCGACAGGGCCTGTCCGGACTGCGGCACACACACGTTCAAGTCGAAGTGTCCCGCCTGCGACGCCCACACCGAACCGCACTACGAGTGCGAGGACTGCGGCACCGTCCACGAACCCGACGAGTCCGGACGGGTCTACTGCGACCGGTGCGAACGCGACGTAGAGAGCACGGACTGGTTCGGCATCGACCTCTCGACGGAACTGCGCGAGGCCCTCGAAAACGTGGGCGAACGCGAGTCCTCGTTTCCGATTCTGAAAGGCGTGAAGGGGCTGACCTCCTCGAACAAGACGCCCGAACCCATCGAGAAAGGCGTCCTCCGCGCGAAAAACGGCGTCTCGTCGTTCAAAGACGGCACCGTCCGCTACGACATGACCGACCTGCCGGTCACCTCCGTCCGCCCCGAGGAACTCGACGTGACCGCGGGCCACTTCCGCGAACTCGGCTACGAGACGGACATCGACGGCGAACCGCTCCAGTTCGACGACCAACTCGTCGAACTCAAAGTCCAAGACATCGTCCTCTCGGACGGCGCGGCCGAACACATGCTGAAGACGGCAAACTTCGTCGACGACCTGTTAGAGCAGTTCTACGACCTCGACCCGTTCTACGAAGTCGAGGAACGCGACGAACTCATCGGCGAACTCGTCTTCGGGATGGCACCGCACACCTCCGCCGCCGTCGTCGGCAGAGTCGTCGGATTTACCTCGGCGGCGGTCGGATACGCTCATCCGTACTTTCACGCCGCGAAACGCCGGAACTGCTTTCACCCCGAGACGAAAGTCTGGTACCGCGACGAGGACGACTCGTGGCACCACGAGCGGATTCGAGAGTTCGTCGAATCGCGTCTCGACGACCCGACGACGGACGACTTCGGAACGCTCGTGCAGGAACTCGACGGCGACGTGTTCGTACCGTCCCTCGACGACTCCGGTGGGGAGGTTCTGAAGCCGGTCGAAGCCGTCTCGAAACACCCCGCGCCGGACCACATGGTCCGTATCGAGACGCGGGGTGGGCGGGAGTTGACCGTGACGCCGGACCACGAGGTACACGTGTTCGACGGTGACGGTATCCGCTCGAAGCGGGCCTCCGCGTTGACGACCGAAGACCACGCCATCACGCCCGAACATCTAACTGCGGTCGACGCGAGCCACGAGACTCCCGAGTTCGACCTTCTCGACGAGTTCCTCTCGCTCGACGAATTCCCGGCCGACAGACTCACCATTCGCGGTCTGGACAAAGACGTGCTGTACGACCTATTCGAGAGCGCTCTCTCCGACGAGTGGGACGGTACGTTCTATCCGCTTCAGAGTACTGCTGACTATCTTGGACTGACGAAAAAGGGGCTCAGCAACTACCTCTATCGGGAGAGTATCCCCGTCTCGATTCTGGCTGAACTGTTCGAAACGCGAGAGGAACTCCTCTCGCAAATCCCGGACGACGTTCAACTCGGGATGAAACGCGACCGTACCGCTATCGACAGGCGTGTGGTCGTGGACGAAAACGCCGCCACTCTGCTCGGCTACTATGCCGCAGAAGGATTTGCACGGGAACAACAGACGCCGAAAGGGGCCGTCCACCAGACGACCATCTGCGGTACGGAAGCGGAAGCTCGCGGCTTCTTCGTGGAGACGCTCGAAGATACGTTCGGTGTCGAACCGTACCGCGAAAACGAGGCAAAAGTCACGGTCTCCGGGCGTCTGCTGAGGACGTTCTTCGATACCGTTCTCGATGCCGGTGTATTCGCGGACGAGAAGTGCGTCCCACAGTTCCTCTTCGATTCGTCGGATTCCCTCGTCGAAGCGTATCTCCGGGGCTACTTCAGCGGGGACGGCTCCGTCGTTTCTAACGCCTTAGAAGTCACTGCGACGACTGTCAGCCCCGAACTCAAAGAAGACATCCTCGCGCTACTCACTCGCATAGGAATCGCCGCGAAAGCTGACATCGTAGAACCAACACCTCTGTGCGAGAAATTCCCCGACTACTACGATATCGACGATCAGTCGATGTCGGCTCCTTCCTACGTCGTCCACGTCACCTCGTCCGACGCCGCGCGGTTTGCTCGACGAGTCGGGTTCCATCTAACGCGGAAAGAGCAGCAGCTTCGGTCCCAGTTGGACTCCGTCTCACCGGCCGCTCGACGGGTCTTCGACGGCGGCACCGGGGAGTACTTAGTCGAGTCTATCGACTCAGTGGAACACGTAGTCTCGGATACTGACCACACGTACTGTCTCACTGTCGCGGACACGCACTCGTTAATAGCGAATGACCTGTCGGCAAAGCAATGTGACGGCGACGAGGACTGCGTGATGCTGCTCATGGACGGTCTTCTCAACTTCTCGAAACAGTTCCTCCCCGACAAGCGCGGCGGACAGATGGACGCGCCCCTCGTGATGTCCTCGCGCATCGACCCCTCCGAGATAGACGACGAGGCGCACAACATGGACATCGTCCGGCGCTATCCTCGGGAGTTCTACGAGGCGACGCTCTCGATGGCGGACCCCGGCGAAGTCGAGGACCTGATCAAACTCGGCGAGGACACCCTCGGCACCGACGACGAGTATCGGGGGTTCGACCACACCCACGACACCACGGACATCGCTCTCGGCCCGGACCTCTCGGCGTACAAGACGCTCGGGTCGATGATGGAGAAGATGGACGCGCAGTTGGCCCTCTCGCGGAACCTCCGTTCGGTGGACGAAACCGACGTGGCCGAACGCGTCATCGAGTACCACTTCCTGCCTGACCTCATCGGCAACCTCCGCGCGTTCGCCAGACAGGAGACGCGGTGTCTCGACTGCGGCGAGAAATATCGGAGAATGCCGCTGACCGGCGACTGCCGCGAGTGCGGCGGCCGGGTCAACCTGACCGTCCACCGTGGGTCGGTGAACAAGTACATGGACACCGCGATTCGGGTGGCCGAGGAGTTCGGCTGCCGCGACTACACGAAACAGCGACTCGAAGTGCTCGAAAAGAGCCTTGAATCCATCTTCGAGAACGACAAGAACAAAGCCTCGAAGATATCGGACTTCATGTAACCCACTTTTTTCGGGGGCGCGCCGCGCCCCCGAAAAACCTGGAGGAAAAACCGCACTGCCGAGGGCGAATCGGCTTCTCGCTATCTGACCGTTCTTTCGACTCTCAGTGCCGTCAGTGGACGTTCGACAACCGCGGCGAGTCGCTTCGAGAGATGTCGGCGAGGAGAGTTATCAGACTGGGGGGCGAACGTCGGTCCATGTCCGAAGAGAAATCGTCCCCGACTATCGGAATGACAGTGTACACAGACGACGGCCGCCCCCTCGGCAGCATCCGCGGGTTCGACGACGACGGCTTCTACGTCACGACCGAGGACGGTATCGAGGCGATGTCCGTCGAACACGAACGGGCGGGCCACGAGTTCGGCGAGGCGGAACTCATGTGGCGGTGCACGAACTGCGGCGAGATGGGCGAGTTGGACGACGACGACGACCAACCCCTCCCGGACACCTGTCCGAACTGCGGGACGGAGAAAGAGAACCTGATGTACTGGACCGAAGACTGAGGCCGAATCGGTCGTGGACGGAAGAGAGACCCACCGAACAGCATCCAACCGCTTTTTCCGGTCGGCCGTGGTCGAGTCCGGTATGGAGATTCTCGTCTTCGGCGCGGGCAGTCTCGGCTCTCTCGTCGGCGGCCTGTTGGCGCGCGTCCACGACGTGACCCTCGTCGGCCGCGACCCGCACGTCTCGCGGGTTCGCGAGGACGGCCTCCGCGTCACCGGCGCGGAGACGGCCCACACCGCACCGAAGGCGGTCACCGACGGCGAGGGACGCGCCGCCGAACTCGCCGTCGTGACGGTGAAGTCGTTCGACACCGCCGAGGCCGCCGAAACGCTCGCGACGGGGTCGTTCGACGCCGTGCTCTCGCTACAGAACGGCCTGACCGAGGAGACGCTGGCGTCTCGACTCGATTCGACGGTTCTCGCCGGAACTGCGACGTACGGCGCGCGTCTCGCAGAACCCGGGCGCGTCGAGTGCACCGGCGTCGGCCGGGTCGTTCTGGGGCCGCGACCCGGCGGCACCCACCCCGCCGCGGAACGCGCCGGCAAGGCGTTCCGCGACGCCGGGATTCGAACGCTCGTCGCGACGGACGTCCCCCGCCGACGGTGGGAGAAGTTGGCCGTC
This region includes:
- a CDS encoding ketopantoate reductase family protein, whose amino-acid sequence is MEILVFGAGSLGSLVGGLLARVHDVTLVGRDPHVSRVREDGLRVTGAETAHTAPKAVTDGEGRAAELAVVTVKSFDTAEAAETLATGSFDAVLSLQNGLTEETLASRLDSTVLAGTATYGARLAEPGRVECTGVGRVVLGPRPGGTHPAAERAGKAFRDAGIRTLVATDVPRRRWEKLAVNAGINAVTALARVENGALADGPGSEAAHRAVRETVRIARAEGVRLTYRGARDALEEVISATAANRSSMLQDVESGRRTEVDAIHGEIVERADRHGVDAPTNRTLADLVGAWESGRGVR
- a CDS encoding DNA polymerase II large subunit, with the protein product MREEDERYFARIEDRLDEAFDTARAAKSRGYDPETEVEIPVAKDMADRVENILGIPDVAERVRELEGEMSREEAALELVTDFVEGTVGDYDSRAGKVEGAVRTAVALLTEGVVAAPIEGIDRVEILENDDGTEFVNVYYAGPIRSAGGTAQALSVLVADYARSLLGIDEYRARDIEVERYAEEIALYDKETGLQYSPKDKETKFIAEHMPIMLDGEATGDEEVSGFRDLDRVDTNSARGGMCLVMAEGIALKAPKIQRYTRQLDEVDWPWLQDLIDGTIDKDGADDAETDDSEADDGDGEDAEADETEAEDSPAEPAGPARVEPATKYLRDLIAGRPVFGHPCAEGGFRLRYGRSRNHGFATAGVHPATMHLVDDFLATGTQIKTERPGKAGGVVPVDSIEGPTVRLANGDVRQIDDPKEALEVRNGVEKILDLGEYLVNFGEFVENNHPLAPASYVYEWWIQEFDAAGAPVQAFEDDPSVDLEHPSPEDALEWAETYDCALHPEYTHLWHDVTVEEFETLADAAADGRLVDVESDGGVAVHPEGAQGGDAVLELDRTEAVRRTLEHLLVEHTQTDETIRVPEWRTLVRSLGLTADLERTWADLSPAAREWEGGENAVKAVNEVAPFEIRERAPTRIGNRMGRPEKSESRDLSPAVHTLFPIGEMGGNQRDVSEAARARNDDGVRGEVNVRVGDRACPDCGTHTFKSKCPACDAHTEPHYECEDCGTVHEPDESGRVYCDRCERDVESTDWFGIDLSTELREALENVGERESSFPILKGVKGLTSSNKTPEPIEKGVLRAKNGVSSFKDGTVRYDMTDLPVTSVRPEELDVTAGHFRELGYETDIDGEPLQFDDQLVELKVQDIVLSDGAAEHMLKTANFVDDLLEQFYDLDPFYEVEERDELIGELVFGMAPHTSAAVVGRVVGFTSAAVGYAHPYFHAAKRRNCFHPETKVWYRDEDDSWHHERIREFVESRLDDPTTDDFGTLVQELDGDVFVPSLDDSGGEVLKPVEAVSKHPAPDHMVRIETRGGRELTVTPDHEVHVFDGDGIRSKRASALTTEDHAITPEHLTAVDASHETPEFDLLDEFLSLDEFPADRLTIRGLDKDVLYDLFESALSDEWDGTFYPLQSTADYLGLTKKGLSNYLYRESIPVSILAELFETREELLSQIPDDVQLGMKRDRTAIDRRVVVDENAATLLGYYAAEGFAREQQTPKGAVHQTTICGTEAEARGFFVETLEDTFGVEPYRENEAKVTVSGRLLRTFFDTVLDAGVFADEKCVPQFLFDSSDSLVEAYLRGYFSGDGSVVSNALEVTATTVSPELKEDILALLTRIGIAAKADIVEPTPLCEKFPDYYDIDDQSMSAPSYVVHVTSSDAARFARRVGFHLTRKEQQLRSQLDSVSPAARRVFDGGTGEYLVESIDSVEHVVSDTDHTYCLTVADTHSLIANDLSAKQCDGDEDCVMLLMDGLLNFSKQFLPDKRGGQMDAPLVMSSRIDPSEIDDEAHNMDIVRRYPREFYEATLSMADPGEVEDLIKLGEDTLGTDDEYRGFDHTHDTTDIALGPDLSAYKTLGSMMEKMDAQLALSRNLRSVDETDVAERVIEYHFLPDLIGNLRAFARQETRCLDCGEKYRRMPLTGDCRECGGRVNLTVHRGSVNKYMDTAIRVAEEFGCRDYTKQRLEVLEKSLESIFENDKNKASKISDFM
- a CDS encoding DUF7130 family rubredoxin-like protein, whose protein sequence is MSEEKSSPTIGMTVYTDDGRPLGSIRGFDDDGFYVTTEDGIEAMSVEHERAGHEFGEAELMWRCTNCGEMGELDDDDDQPLPDTCPNCGTEKENLMYWTED